A window of Zingiber officinale cultivar Zhangliang chromosome 5A, Zo_v1.1, whole genome shotgun sequence contains these coding sequences:
- the LOC121981176 gene encoding cytochrome b561 and DOMON domain-containing protein At5g47530-like: MKLAAALLVLCFLCSLQQRSGAQSCNDAGFSDGMSYEVCNPLSVLNSVLHYTYHASNGTVDIAYRAWQSASGWVAWAINPDGVGMIGANAFLAFHNGSSVMLYTTVFTNTNPAPSDITDGNLTFTVHSRMAEYSSPGGYYTIYASLDLPRNRTSQSTVWQASTSFSGSVPFGHAYTGNNIISTSTMNFLSGQSTSAGGIPRLHRKNIHGVVNAISWGILLPIGAIIARYMKVFKSADPAWFYLHVACQCSGYIIGLSGWILGLQLGSDSKGITYHKHRNLGIAIFTLATVQVFALFLRPNKDHKHRLFWNIYHYAIGYGVIVMSIVNIFEGFDILDPEKKWKNAYIAIIATLGAVALALEAVTWPIVIIRRSSDDKAPHAGHGENGYA; the protein is encoded by the exons ATGAAGCTCGCCGCCGCCCTCCTCGTCCTCTGTTTCCTCTGCTCGCTGCAGCAGCGGTCCGGCGCCCAAAGCTGCAATGATGCGGGCTTCTCCGACGGCATGAGCTACGAGGTCTGCAACCCCCTCTCCGTCCTCAACTCCGTGCTCCATTACACCTACCACGCGTCGAACGGCACCGTCGACATCGCGTACCGCGCGTGGCAGTCCGCCAGCGGGTGGGTCGCCTGGGCCATCAACCCCGACGGGGTAGGCATGATCGGCGCCAACGCGTTCCTTGCCTTCCACAACGGAAGCTCTGTCATGCTCTACACCACCGTGTTCACCAACACAAACCCCGCGCCGTCGGACATCACCGACGGGAACCTCACCTTCACGGTGCACAGCCGGATGGCGGAGTACTCCTCCCCCGGCGGGTACTACACCATCTACGCCTCGTTGGATCTCCCTAGGAACCGGACGTCGCAGAGCACGGTGTGGCAGGCGTCCACCTCCTTCAGCGGCAGCGTGCCGTTTGGCCACGCGTATACGGGGAACAACATCATATCGACGTCGACGATGAATTTTCTGTCCGGCCAGTCGACTTCCGCAGGAGGGATACCGAGGCTCCACCGGAAGAAC ATTCACGGCGTGGTGAACGCGATCAGCTGGGGAATTCTCCTCCCCATCGGAGCCATCATAGCGAGGTACATGAAGGTGTTCAAGTCCGCCGATCCCGCTTGGTTCTACCTCCACGTCGCCTGCCAGTGCTCTGGCTACATCATCGGCCTCTCCGGCTGGATTCTCGGCCTCCAGCTCGGCAGCGACTCCAAGGGAATCACATACCACAAGCACCGGAACCTCGGCATCGCCATCTTCACCCTCGCCACCGTGCAG GTGTTCGCCTTGTTCCTGAGACCGAACAAAGATCACAAGCACAGACTCTTCTGGAACATCTACCACTACGCGATCGGATACGGCGTCATAGTCATGAGCATCGTCAACATCTTCGAGGGCTTCGACATCCTGGACCCCGAGAAGAAGTGGAAGAACGCTTACATCGCCATCATCGCCACCCTCGGCGCCGTCGCGCTTGCGCTGGAGGCCGTCACCTGGCCCATCGTCATCATCAGGAGGAGCAGCGACGACAAGGCTCCCCATGCCGGCCATGGCGAAAACGGCTACGCTTGA